In Quercus lobata isolate SW786 chromosome 12, ValleyOak3.0 Primary Assembly, whole genome shotgun sequence, a genomic segment contains:
- the LOC115970386 gene encoding uncharacterized protein LOC115970386: protein MDFHYDIDFIFPNDKPPFDSSFDDDELELTLAIAIKELNNEGASTSCRRLVQPRRFIWRNPLQGHDRLFYDYFAETLVYPPNVFRRRFRMNHSLFLRIHSRVEAPEPYFVQKRNAANTLGLSSLQKMIAAIRMLAYEVSADFMDEYLRIGETTAIKSLKKFVKAVVSIFSEEYLRSPNNNDIARLLAVGQHHGFPRMSGSIDCMHWK, encoded by the coding sequence ATGGATTTCCATTATgacattgattttatttttccaaatgatAAGCCTCCATTTGACTCatcttttgatgatgatgagttGGAACTTACTCTAGCTATTGCTATAAAAGAATTAAACAATGAAGGAGCATCAACATCATGTCGTCGTTTGGTTCAACCTCGCAGGTTTATCTGGCGTAATCCTTTGCAAGGTCATGACAGGCTTTTCTATgattattttgctgaaacacTAGTGTATCCTCCGAATGTATTTCGAAGGAGGTTTCGAATGAATCATTCTCTTTTTCTACGTATCCATTCAAGAGTTGAAGCTCCTGAACCATACtttgttcaaaaaagaaatgcgGCTAACACACTCGGGTTGTCTTCCCTTCAAAAGATGATCGCCGCAATCAGAATGCTTGCTTATGAAGTGTCGGCTGATTTCATGGATGAATACTTGAGGATTGGAGAAACCACTGCaataaaaagcttaaaaaaatttgttaaagcgGTAGTTTCAATCTTTTCTGAAGAGTACTTGAGGTCACCAAACAACAATGACATTGCAAGGTTGTTAGCGGTTGGCCAACACCATGGATTTCCAAGAATGTCAGGGAGCATCGATTGCATGCAttggaaatga